A stretch of the Clostridium botulinum genome encodes the following:
- a CDS encoding GNAT family N-acetyltransferase: MIIQTERLELIPLSLNQLKLWIEDIITLEKELDCSYKAEPMKGFFLEIVKNQYEITRKDPNNYLWHSFFFLVRKEDRVVVGSADFKDVPNENGEVEIGYGLGKEFEHNGYMTEAVQAMCEWALKQNGVTSVIAETDLYGFASQRILERCGFRKYREEETIWWML; encoded by the coding sequence ATGATAATACAAACTGAGCGATTGGAGCTTATTCCATTAAGTCTTAATCAATTAAAGCTATGGATTGAAGATATTATTACACTTGAAAAAGAATTAGACTGTTCTTATAAGGCAGAACCAATGAAAGGATTTTTCCTTGAAATAGTAAAGAATCAGTATGAAATAACACGAAAAGATCCTAATAATTATTTATGGCATAGCTTTTTTTTCTTAGTTCGAAAGGAAGATAGAGTTGTAGTAGGTTCAGCGGATTTTAAAGATGTTCCTAACGAAAATGGTGAAGTTGAGATTGGGTATGGTTTAGGTAAAGAGTTTGAGCACAATGGCTATATGACAGAAGCTGTACAAGCAATGTGTGAGTGGGCATTAAAACAAAATGGTGTTACAAGTGTAATTGCTGAAACTGATTTATATGGTTTTGCATCTCAAAGGATTTTAGAGCGTTGTGGATTTAGAAAATATAGAGAAGAAGAAACTATTTGGTGGATGTTATAA
- a CDS encoding GNAT family N-acetyltransferase — MYNGNTLVGFIMFGYDTIGDKGEPNIAEGNYCIWRFMINKAYQKQGFGKKATFDIIQQ, encoded by the coding sequence ATTTACAACGGGAACACTTTGGTTGGTTTTATTATGTTTGGTTATGATACTATAGGCGACAAAGGTGAACCTAATATTGCTGAAGGAAATTATTGTATTTGGCGATTTATGATTAATAAGGCATATCAAAAACAAGGTTTTGGGAAAAAGGCTACTTTTGATATTATTCAACAGTAA
- a CDS encoding carboxymuconolactone decarboxylase family protein, whose protein sequence is MNDFESILNYYKDELKWNPPFAEVLSKYSPNGLKGYLVMRECIQNGHLSKKTRELIFTILDSLDDEVSGAKAHAVAAIEAGLTMEELVEAFVIVTIVKGINVLCKTGVEAIKAAEKRVQEINLTNENK, encoded by the coding sequence ATGAACGATTTTGAAAGTATACTTAACTATTATAAGGATGAATTAAAATGGAATCCACCTTTTGCCGAAGTACTTTCTAAATATTCTCCAAATGGATTAAAAGGATATTTAGTAATGCGTGAATGTATTCAAAATGGACATTTGTCTAAAAAGACAAGAGAATTAATTTTCACGATACTAGATAGTTTAGATGATGAAGTAAGCGGTGCTAAGGCACATGCTGTTGCTGCTATAGAAGCAGGTTTAACCATGGAAGAATTAGTAGAAGCATTTGTAATTGTAACAATTGTAAAAGGTATCAACGTGTTGTGTAAAACAGGTGTTGAAGCAATTAAGGCTGCAGAGAAAAGAGTACAAGAGATAAATTTAACTAATGAGAATAAATGA
- a CDS encoding VOC family protein, whose amino-acid sequence MKAQINLITIWTNDIDKMKEFYNQVLGFRIENDLGNYVEFENDGVRFAICMREVMYGYISEYRKESFGQGFELAFPCESPNDVDESFNMLIYKGATSVHEPQDMPWNQRTALFADPDGNIHEIFAEIK is encoded by the coding sequence ATGAAAGCACAAATTAATCTTATTACGATTTGGACAAATGATATAGATAAAATGAAAGAGTTCTATAATCAAGTCCTCGGATTCAGAATTGAAAATGACCTTGGTAATTATGTTGAATTTGAAAATGATGGAGTAAGATTTGCTATTTGTATGAGAGAAGTTATGTATGGTTATATTAGCGAATATAGGAAAGAATCATTTGGACAAGGCTTCGAACTTGCCTTTCCATGTGAAAGTCCTAATGATGTTGATGAATCATTTAATATGTTAATCTACAAAGGGGCAACTTCTGTTCATGAACCACAAGATATGCCTTGGAATCAAAGAACAGCGCTATTTGCTGACCCAGATGGAAATATACATGAAATTTTTGCAGAAATCAAATAG
- a CDS encoding helix-turn-helix domain-containing protein has product MNQLSIGKFIARKRKEHNMTQEQLAEKIGVSNKSVSKWETGKCMPDYSVVQELCKELEITVAELMNGEEIEENSVRIYDEKQIMNLLKRTEGLEQQKNIMYGILLIVMGIASLAVSHSIGGSDVKDFFAGLLLGLSVGEMLVGVYCLGRSLSKR; this is encoded by the coding sequence ATGAACCAATTATCTATAGGCAAATTTATTGCACGAAAGAGAAAAGAACACAATATGACACAGGAGCAACTTGCAGAAAAAATAGGCGTATCAAATAAGTCTGTTTCAAAATGGGAAACAGGAAAATGTATGCCTGATTACAGTGTGGTGCAAGAACTATGTAAAGAGCTTGAAATAACAGTTGCGGAACTAATGAACGGAGAAGAGATTGAAGAAAATAGTGTACGCATATATGATGAGAAACAGATTATGAATTTGTTAAAAAGGACGGAAGGTTTAGAGCAACAAAAAAATATTATGTATGGGATTTTACTAATTGTAATGGGGATTGCTTCCTTGGCTGTTTCTCATAGTATTGGTGGTTCTGATGTAAAAGATTTTTTTGCTGGATTACTTTTGGGGTTATCTGTGGGAGAAATGCTGGTTGGTGTTTATTGTCTGGGAAGAAGTTTAAGCAAAAGATAA
- a CDS encoding GNAT family N-acetyltransferase, with protein sequence MDSYLIEKIEQNDINRIVDIYNSNKIFLYRHIGTFSISREFILGEIEKMKKIGFNSTIIKDIKGEIVGLCDFKISDEVYISLLMLDNKLRGNGLGTIIYNQLEKEFKSNNAKRIRIDVVYDYEKNSLGFWKKQGFMSGEKIKLEWNGYKSNAVKMYKAI encoded by the coding sequence ATGGATAGTTATTTAATTGAAAAGATTGAACAAAATGATATAAATCGAATTGTGGATATTTATAATTCAAATAAAATATTTTTATATAGGCATATTGGAACTTTTAGTATATCAAGAGAATTTATACTTGGTGAGATTGAAAAAATGAAGAAAATTGGTTTTAATTCTACAATAATAAAAGATATTAAAGGTGAAATAGTTGGACTATGTGATTTTAAAATTAGCGATGAAGTATATATATCATTGTTAATGCTTGATAATAAGTTAAGAGGCAATGGATTAGGAACAATAATATATAATCAATTGGAAAAAGAGTTTAAATCTAATAATGCTAAGCGTATCAGAATAGATGTTGTATACGATTATGAAAAAAATTCACTTGGATTTTGGAAAAAACAAGGATTTATGTCTGGTGAAAAAATAAAGTTAGAGTGGAATGGATATAAATCAAATGCTGTTAAAATGTATAAGGCCATTTAA